Sequence from the Actinomyces slackii genome:
CCATCGCCTCGGTCCCCCTGATCCTGGCAGGACAGGATCATCCCGAGCTGCTCGAGGTGCGCGGCGAGGTCTACTTCCCCACCGCCGCCTTCCACGAGTTCAACGAGGCCCGCCGCACCGAGAACCTCGCGCGGCAGGCCGCCGGCTCCCCGCTGCTCCAGGTCTTCGCCAACCCCCGCAACGCCGCGGCCGGCTCCCTGCGCCAGAAGGACCCGGCCATCACCGCCTCGCGCCCCCTGGCCATGATCGCCCACGGGGTGGGGGCCATCCGCCCGGCCCCCGGCTGGCAGCCCCCGGCCCTGCAGCACGAGTGGTACGAGCTGCTGGAGGCCTGGGGGCTGCCCGTCTCCCCGTACAACGCCGTCGTGCGCGGCAGCGCCCAGAGGCAGGCCTACATCGCCCGCTACGCCGAGCACCGCCATGACCTCCTTCACGAGATCGACGGCATCGTCTTCAAGCTCGACGACCGGGCCGCCCAGCGCGCCCTGGGCGCCACCTCCCGGGTCCCGCGCTGGGCGGCGGCCTACAAGTACCCGCCAGAGGAGGTGCACACCCGCCTGCTGGACATCGACGTCCAGGTGGGGCGCACGGGCAGGGTCACGCCTTTCGGGATCATGGAGCCCGTGCTCGTGGCCGGCTCCACCGTGGCCCGGGCCACCCTCCACAACGCCACCGAGGTGACCCGCAAGGGCGTGCGCATCGGGGACATGGTCATCGTGCGCAAGGCGGGGGACGTCATCCCCGAGATCCTGGGGCCGATCATCGACGAGCGCGACGGCTCCGAGCGCGACTTCGTCATGCCCCGGGCCTGCCCCTCCTGCGGAGCCGACCTGGCCCCGGCCAAGGACGGCGATGTGGACCTGCGCTGCCCCAACACCCGATCCTGCCCCGCCCAGCTCGCCGAGCGGGTAGCGCACCTGGGCTCCCGGGGGGCCTTCGACATCGAGGGCCTGGGCGATGAGGCGGCCGCAGCCCTGACCCGCCCCGACGCCTCCCGCCCCGAGGCCCTGGCCGCCCTGGCCGCCGGCGGCACCCTGGAGACCGAGACCGGCCCCCTCGCCCTGGAGCCCCAGGCGCTGGAGGCCCTGGCCCCGGCCGAGCGCATGGCAGCGGTCGAGGCCATGCTCGACCAGGCGGGGATCGGGCTCCAGGAGCCGGTCCTCACCGGCGAGGTGGGCATCTTCGACCTGGTGGCCGAGGACCTGCGCGAGGTGCACGTGTGGCGCCCGATCATGCGGCGAGGCGCCCCCACCGGGGACTGGCGGCGCAGCCGCTACTTCTGGTCCAAGGAGATCCGCACCGCCAAGGGCGAGATCAAGCGCCCCACCGCGCCGGCCAAGAACGCCACCGCCATGCTGGCCCAGCTCCGCGCGGCTCGCTCCCAGCCCCTGTGGCGGGTGCTGGTGGCCCTGTCGATCCGCCACGTGGGCCCCACGGCCGCACGCGCCCTGGCCGCGCGCTTCGGCTCCATCGAGGCACTGCGCCAGGCCGATGAGGAGCTGCTCGCCCAGGTCGAGGGGGTGGGGCCCACCATCGCCGCCTCCTGGCGCTCCTGGCTGGAGGTCGACTGGCATCGGGAGATCCTCGAGCGCTGGGCCGCCGCCGGGGTGCGCACCGCCGATGAGGGCCATGCGGGCGGGGCGCACACCTTGGCCGGGGAGGCCGGCGCCCAGGAGACGGGGCAGCCGGCGGGCCGTGTCCTGGAGGGCCTGACCATCGTGGTCACCGGCTCCCTGGAGGGCTTCACCCGCGATGGGGCCAAGGAGGCGATCATCGAGCGGGGCGGCAAGGCGGCCGGCAGCGTCTCGAAGCGCACCAGCTACGTCGTCGTGGGGGACAAGGCCGGCTCCAAGGAGGCCAAGGCCCGCGAGCTGGGCCTGACCATCCTGGACGAGGAGGGCTTCGTCGCGCTCCTGGCCGGCGGACCCGACGCCGTGGAGCAGGCGGCCGGCCAGTGACCTGAGGCGCCGAGAGGGGCCCGGGCCCGCGGCAGGGCCCGGTCACAGTCAGCAGCAGGCCCGCCCGAATGATCGGGCGGGCCTGCTGATGTTCGTCGTGGGCGATCCGACGGGCCGGCTCAGCGGTGGCTGACCACCGTGGTGCCCGTGCTGACCCAGCTGTAGATCCACTGGGCGTCGGCCACCGTCATGTTGACGCAGCCGTGCGAGGCCGAGTAGCCGAAGCTGGAGCGCCAGGGGGCGCCGTGGAAGGCGTAGCCCTCGTGGAAGTAGGTCACCCAGGGCACATCCTCGACCTTGTAGCGGGTCCCGTCCACGTTGTCCCCCTCCATGGTCTGGGAGGGGTACTGCAGGTAGACCTTGTAGGTGCCCTCGACCGTGGGGGTCTCGGCGGCGCCGTCGACCATCGACATGGGGCCGCGCACCACGGTGGCCCCCTGGTAGGCGGTCACCGTGTAGTTGGTGAGATTGACGTCGATCCACTTCTCATCGGGCGCGGCCTGGTAGGGCAGCTTCTCCGCGCCCTCGGCGATGGTGCGATCCTTCCAGGTGGCCTCCACGGTGGTGGTCTCGAAGCTCCCGGAGTAGGCCTTGCCCGCGCCCAGGGACTCAACGATGGAGGCGGTCACCGCGTCGGCATTGTCGATGGTGCGCCCGTTCTCCGCCTCCACCGAGGTCTCCACCACCTGGCCCTTGGGGTTGACATTGCGCACCCCGTTGACCGGGTCCTTGTGGGCGTCCTGCGCCATCAGCGTGACCCACTCGCCCACCTTGCCCGAGTCCACCGCGATCGTGGGGGCGGAGTCGGGGGACTCGGAGATCGTGATCCAGGAGGCCTTCTCCTGGGTGTCCGCCGTGTAGGACTCATCATCGCCGACCGTGATCACCACATCCTGGGACACCCAGGTGTTGGCCTTGTCGGCCACGGTCTGCGCCTGAGCGTCGGAGACAGCGGGATCCGAGGTGGAGAAGGTCAGCTCGACACTGGTGGGGCTCAGGGACTGGGCGGCCTTCGTGGCGGCCTGGCTCAAGGAGGCCGAGTCCAGGGAGGTCCCCGCCGAGGAGGGCGTGATCGAGAAGGTGGAGCCGTCCTCGCCCAGGACCACGGAGGCATTGACCGCCTTGGCGCGGTCGGCCGGGATGAGACCGGTGGCGTAGTCAGCGGCGGCCTGCTCATCGGTGGTGACCACCACCGGGATGCTCTTATCGCTGACCAGGGCGCGGAAGCGATCCACGATCCCGTCGCCATGGGCCATCACTGCATCCGCAGTCGCCTCGGCATCCACGGTGGCCCCCGCCTCGGCCAGCGTGGCGGTGGCGGTGACATCCCCGGAGATGGAGACGGTCGCCTCACCGGCCTTGTCCTGGACGATCTTGACGATCTCCTCGCGGCTCTTGCCGGCCACGTCGGTCCCCGCGACAGTGGTTCCGGGGACGGCCAGGTCGTCGTAGTGGGAGGCATAGGCGTATCCCGCAGCGCCCACGCCCCCCAGGAGCAGGAAGGACGCGGCCGCCACCCACAGGGGCCAGCGACGACGGCGCGGTCCGGCGTCGTAGACGGGCTCCCGGCTCCAGTCGGTGCTCTTGGCGTCAGCGCTCCCGGCGCTCTTGTGCGAGGCCGCCAGTGCCGGCTCCTCAGGCTCAACGGGCTCGGGCTCCAGCGGCGCGTCAGCGGCGGTCGCCCGAGCCATCGGGGCCAGGGGCTCGGACCTGAGGATGGAGGTCCGCATCGGGCCCTGGGCCGGCATCCCCTCCGCGGGGGTCGGGGTCTCATCCTGGTCGGCCATCCCAGTGCTGTGGGGCCCAGCGCTGTCGGTGGCCTCATCCTGAGGGCCGGCGGTCGGTGAGGGCGCTGCGGGCGGGGCGGCCTCCAGGGGCTCGGCGCCCTCAGTGCCCTGGGCGGGCGCGACGGCGCTCGCGGTCGGCTCATCGAGGGGGGCCGGCTCGGGCGCGTCCACCGCCGAGGCGACCGGGGCCTCATCCACGGCGTCAGTGTCCACGGCGTCAGCGGGCTGCGGGCTTGGAGTCGGCGCATCCTGCGGCGCCATGGGGACGGCGCCGGGGTCCGCTGTCTCCACTGCCTCCACCGCCTCCACCGGGGTGGCGGCCGACATGGAGAGTCCTGAGCCGCGGCGAGCGGGGGGCGGCGCAGCGACCCCCGCCTCCTGCGCGCTGGCCGATGAGGCTGGGCGCGGCACGGATGCGATCGACATGCCGTAGGGCGAGGAGAGCACAGCGGTCTCCTGCGGGGCGTCGATGGCCTCGGTCATCGGGTCGCCCGGGGCGAACTCGTCGTTGCTCATGAATCCTTGTCCTCTCAGTCCGGGCAGCGATCAGCGGAGCGCGGATCATGGTCAGTCCTGGACCCGACCGCACCATGCTCTGCCCTGCTGGCACCAAGGCGAGAATCTCCGTGCCCATCACAGTCGTGAAAAGGGGCGGTGTCAAGGACATGGCGCCGGTGTCCGACTGTGAGATGCGTGGGGATGGCGGTCATGTCGAATAGGTCCGTCTCCATTCGGGGCAGGTCTGGTCTCGGGTCGCGCGAGCCGGGCCCGGTGCGCTCCGGCGCTTCGGCCCGCTTCGGCCCGAGACGGTCACAAAGTGATCACGACTCCATCGTGCACCGCCTCCGCCTGGAGGATGAATGGGCAGTGCCCACCATGCCAACCCATGCCAACCCATGCCGACCCATGCCAGCCGTGCGCCCGCCTGGCGGATTCTGGCCCCGTGGCCCTCAGTGCCTGCGGGGCCGCCCGGCCGGGGGAGTCCATCATCTAGACTCGCGCCCATGTCAGCCATTTCATCCGACGAGGTGGCCCGTGTCGCCGCACTGGCGCGCGTGGCCCTGAGCCCCCAGGAGGTGGAGCGCCTGGCCGGCGAGCTGGACGCCGTCGCCTCCTCCTTCGCCCGGGTCACCAGCGTGGTCACGCCGGACCTGCCCGCCACCTCGCATCCCGTCCCCCTGACCAATGTGCTGCGGCCTGATGAGCCCGGTCCCGTGCTGGATGTCGAGGAGCTGCTCGCCGGAGCCCCGGCGGCCGAGGACTCGATGTTCCTCGTGCCCCAGATCCTGGGGGAGGAGAGCGCCTCATGAGCCTGTCCATCACCTCCACCGCCGCCGAGCAGGCCGCGGCACTGGCGTCGGGCGAGGTCTCCTCGCGCGAGCTGACCAGCGCCCACCTGGACCGCATCGCCGCCGTCGACGCAGCCGTGGGCGCCTTCCTCGACGTCGACGCCGAGCGCGCCCTGGCCGATGCCGATGCCGCCGACGCCGCCAGGCGCAGCGGCGAGGAGGTCGCCGAGCTGGCCGGGGTGCCGGTGGCCGTCAAGGACCTCTTCGTCACCCGCGGGCAGGCCACGACGGCCGCCTCCAGGATGCTTGAGGGCTGGATCCCCCCCTACGACGCCACCGCGGTGGCCAACCTGCGCGCCGCGCGCACCCCGATCCTGGGCAAGACCAATCTCGATGAGTTCGCCATGGGCGGCTCCACGGAGCACTCGGCCTTCAAGCGCACTGCCAACCCCTGGGATCTTGAGCGCATCCCCGG
This genomic interval carries:
- the ligA gene encoding NAD-dependent DNA ligase LigA, whose amino-acid sequence is MTASSTPQAPLTAIPAAARSRWSELVRMIEQARDAYYNAVESQSPVSDAHYDRLYRELEELEAAHPALARQDSPTRSVGGRATTDFAPAPHHERMYSLQDVFSIEEVQDWATRMAVETGVPDDEAAMTAEVKIDGLAIALTYEHGALTRAATRGDGTTGEDVTGNVRTIASVPLILAGQDHPELLEVRGEVYFPTAAFHEFNEARRTENLARQAAGSPLLQVFANPRNAAAGSLRQKDPAITASRPLAMIAHGVGAIRPAPGWQPPALQHEWYELLEAWGLPVSPYNAVVRGSAQRQAYIARYAEHRHDLLHEIDGIVFKLDDRAAQRALGATSRVPRWAAAYKYPPEEVHTRLLDIDVQVGRTGRVTPFGIMEPVLVAGSTVARATLHNATEVTRKGVRIGDMVIVRKAGDVIPEILGPIIDERDGSERDFVMPRACPSCGADLAPAKDGDVDLRCPNTRSCPAQLAERVAHLGSRGAFDIEGLGDEAAAALTRPDASRPEALAALAAGGTLETETGPLALEPQALEALAPAERMAAVEAMLDQAGIGLQEPVLTGEVGIFDLVAEDLREVHVWRPIMRRGAPTGDWRRSRYFWSKEIRTAKGEIKRPTAPAKNATAMLAQLRAARSQPLWRVLVALSIRHVGPTAARALAARFGSIEALRQADEELLAQVEGVGPTIAASWRSWLEVDWHREILERWAAAGVRTADEGHAGGAHTLAGEAGAQETGQPAGRVLEGLTIVVTGSLEGFTRDGAKEAIIERGGKAAGSVSKRTSYVVVGDKAGSKEAKARELGLTILDEEGFVALLAGGPDAVEQAAGQ
- the gatC gene encoding Asp-tRNA(Asn)/Glu-tRNA(Gln) amidotransferase subunit GatC; this encodes MSAISSDEVARVAALARVALSPQEVERLAGELDAVASSFARVTSVVTPDLPATSHPVPLTNVLRPDEPGPVLDVEELLAGAPAAEDSMFLVPQILGEESAS
- a CDS encoding L,D-transpeptidase family protein, with amino-acid sequence MSNDEFAPGDPMTEAIDAPQETAVLSSPYGMSIASVPRPASSASAQEAGVAAPPPARRGSGLSMSAATPVEAVEAVETADPGAVPMAPQDAPTPSPQPADAVDTDAVDEAPVASAVDAPEPAPLDEPTASAVAPAQGTEGAEPLEAAPPAAPSPTAGPQDEATDSAGPHSTGMADQDETPTPAEGMPAQGPMRTSILRSEPLAPMARATAADAPLEPEPVEPEEPALAASHKSAGSADAKSTDWSREPVYDAGPRRRRWPLWVAAASFLLLGGVGAAGYAYASHYDDLAVPGTTVAGTDVAGKSREEIVKIVQDKAGEATVSISGDVTATATLAEAGATVDAEATADAVMAHGDGIVDRFRALVSDKSIPVVVTTDEQAAADYATGLIPADRAKAVNASVVLGEDGSTFSITPSSAGTSLDSASLSQAATKAAQSLSPTSVELTFSTSDPAVSDAQAQTVADKANTWVSQDVVITVGDDESYTADTQEKASWITISESPDSAPTIAVDSGKVGEWVTLMAQDAHKDPVNGVRNVNPKGQVVETSVEAENGRTIDNADAVTASIVESLGAGKAYSGSFETTTVEATWKDRTIAEGAEKLPYQAAPDEKWIDVNLTNYTVTAYQGATVVRGPMSMVDGAAETPTVEGTYKVYLQYPSQTMEGDNVDGTRYKVEDVPWVTYFHEGYAFHGAPWRSSFGYSASHGCVNMTVADAQWIYSWVSTGTTVVSHR